The following proteins are encoded in a genomic region of Hymenobacter siberiensis:
- the fabD gene encoding ACP S-malonyltransferase yields the protein MNPTQSVLFPGQGSQFPGMARELFDQHLDARALLTHANDILGFSLTDIMFGGSEDDLRRTDVTQPAIFVHSVAQFVARPDFQPASTAGHSLGEFSALVAAGVLKFEDALPLVARRAQAMQAACEEQPGTMAAILGLDDATVERICQEITGAGNVVVAANYNCPGQLVISGSAEGVAQACEAMKAAGAKRALPLPVGGAFHSPLMQSAAAALAEAIEKTTFSPARCPVYQNVDALPHTDPAEIKANLLAQLTAPVRWTQLVQNMAADGATDFVECGPGKVLQGLVKKIVPTATVGSFAV from the coding sequence ATGAATCCGACCCAATCCGTACTATTTCCCGGCCAGGGCAGCCAGTTTCCGGGCATGGCCCGCGAGCTGTTCGACCAGCACCTCGACGCCCGCGCCCTGCTTACCCACGCCAACGACATCCTGGGCTTTAGCCTCACCGACATCATGTTCGGCGGCTCCGAGGACGACCTGCGCCGCACCGACGTTACGCAGCCTGCCATTTTTGTGCATTCGGTGGCGCAGTTCGTGGCCCGGCCCGATTTCCAGCCGGCCAGCACGGCCGGGCATTCGCTGGGCGAATTTTCGGCCCTGGTAGCCGCCGGGGTATTGAAATTTGAAGATGCCCTGCCACTCGTGGCCCGCCGCGCCCAGGCCATGCAGGCCGCCTGCGAGGAACAGCCCGGCACCATGGCCGCCATCCTCGGCCTCGACGATGCCACGGTGGAGCGTATCTGCCAGGAAATTACCGGCGCCGGCAACGTGGTAGTAGCCGCCAACTACAACTGCCCCGGCCAGCTCGTCATCTCCGGTTCGGCCGAAGGCGTGGCCCAGGCCTGCGAAGCCATGAAAGCCGCCGGCGCCAAGCGCGCCCTGCCGCTGCCCGTGGGCGGGGCCTTCCACTCGCCCCTGATGCAGAGTGCCGCCGCCGCCTTGGCCGAGGCCATCGAAAAAACCACCTTCAGCCCCGCCCGCTGCCCCGTGTACCAGAACGTGGATGCGCTGCCCCATACCGACCCGGCCGAAATCAAAGCCAACCTGCTGGCCCAGCTCACCGCCCCCGTGCGCTGGACGCAGTTGGTGCAAAACATGGCCGCCGATGGCGCGACCGACTTCGTGGAGTGCGGCCCCGGCAAGGTGCTGCAAGGCCTGGTGAAGAAAATAGTGCCCACGGCCACGGTGGGTAGCTTCGCGGTATAA
- the folK gene encoding 2-amino-4-hydroxy-6-hydroxymethyldihydropteridine diphosphokinase, whose product MSEPVLAYLLLGSNLGNRAALLAQARARLAATAGAIVAESGLYETAAWGREDQPAFLNQALAVLTALSPEALLATCQAAEQAAGRERLEHWGSRTLDVDILFFGHETIATPTLSVPHPRLAERRFALVPLAEIAGSLAHPQSDETVATLLARCPDPLPVRPWPGE is encoded by the coding sequence ATGAGCGAACCCGTGCTGGCCTACCTGCTGCTGGGCAGCAACCTCGGCAACCGCGCCGCGCTGCTGGCGCAGGCCCGCGCCCGGCTGGCGGCCACGGCCGGGGCCATCGTGGCCGAATCCGGGCTGTATGAAACGGCCGCCTGGGGCCGCGAAGACCAACCAGCATTTCTCAACCAGGCGCTGGCCGTACTCACGGCTTTATCGCCGGAAGCGCTGCTGGCGACCTGCCAGGCCGCCGAGCAGGCCGCCGGCCGCGAGCGGCTGGAGCACTGGGGCAGCCGCACACTGGATGTCGATATCCTGTTTTTTGGGCACGAAACCATTGCCACGCCCACGCTGAGCGTGCCGCATCCGCGCCTGGCCGAGCGCCGCTTTGCGCTGGTGCCACTGGCCGAAATTGCCGGCTCGCTGGCTCATCCGCAATCGGATGAAACGGTGGCCACGCTACTCGCCCGCTGCCCCGACCCCTTGCCCGTGCGGCCCTGGCCCGGCGAATGA
- a CDS encoding alpha/beta hydrolase family protein — translation MLTHASFLLTGPAHGRPFEADATYQATGHAKPVLLFVHGFKGFKDWGHFPLLADYFATQGFVCVKLNLSHNGLVVGGTGDLEDLEAFGRNNFCVELDDIGQVIDALFTPGATPVPATEINLQRFFLAGHSRGGGLALLKAAEDPRIRAVATWAAIAEIHPQWPQAVFDEWQRVGVLHVPNTRTGVELPMHYQIVENYHANRPRLDIPHNVRRKLKQPLLIIHGDEDETVGVAAAHKLKQLKPDAELLLVTGATHMFGGAHPWPEAELPAPARHVAEATTAFFKQQT, via the coding sequence ATGCTCACCCACGCCTCCTTCCTGCTCACGGGCCCCGCCCACGGCCGGCCCTTCGAGGCCGACGCCACGTACCAGGCTACCGGCCACGCCAAACCGGTGCTGCTGTTCGTGCACGGTTTCAAGGGGTTTAAGGACTGGGGGCACTTCCCACTGCTGGCCGATTATTTCGCCACGCAGGGCTTTGTGTGCGTGAAGCTGAACTTGTCGCACAACGGCCTGGTGGTGGGCGGCACCGGCGATTTGGAAGATTTGGAGGCTTTTGGGCGTAATAATTTCTGTGTTGAGCTCGATGACATTGGCCAGGTTATCGACGCACTTTTTACGCCCGGCGCCACGCCCGTGCCCGCCACTGAGATTAATTTGCAGCGTTTTTTCCTGGCCGGCCACAGCCGGGGCGGCGGCCTGGCGCTGCTGAAAGCCGCCGAAGACCCGCGCATCCGGGCCGTGGCTACGTGGGCCGCCATCGCCGAAATTCATCCGCAGTGGCCCCAGGCGGTGTTTGATGAGTGGCAGCGCGTGGGGGTGCTGCACGTGCCCAACACCCGCACCGGCGTGGAACTGCCCATGCACTACCAGATTGTGGAGAACTACCACGCCAACCGCCCGCGCCTCGATATTCCGCACAACGTGCGCCGCAAGCTGAAGCAGCCGCTGCTCATCATCCACGGTGATGAGGACGAGACGGTGGGCGTGGCGGCGGCCCACAAGCTCAAGCAGCTTAAGCCCGATGCGGAGCTGCTGCTGGTGACCGGGGCCACGCACATGTTTGGCGGTGCCCACCCCTGGCCCGAAGCGGAATTGCCCGCGCCCGCCCGGCACGTTGCGGAGGCCACAACAGCCTTTTTTAAGCAGCAAACATGA
- a CDS encoding polyprenyl synthetase family protein: protein MPQHSPLSLDQIQAPIAAEMEEFEHKFRQSMRTKVLLLDKIMGYIVKRKGKQIRPMFVFLTARATRPEPATSDPLPDASFRGAALIELLHTATLVHDDVVDESNYRRGFFSINALWKNKIAVLVGDYLLSRGLLLALENDDFDLLKIVSNAVRELSEGELLQIEKARKLDITEEVYFDIIRQKTASLIASCTAVGAASVGADKEVIERARLFGEKVGIAFQIKDDLFDYGTAEIGKPVGIDIKEKKMTLPLIYALQQASWLEKRKVIFNVKNNDGHRDRVQQVIEFVKKSGGLDYAIQTMKRYRDEALAILHTFPESPSRTSLEALINYTIEREK, encoded by the coding sequence ATGCCCCAACACTCCCCCTTGTCCCTCGACCAGATTCAGGCCCCCATCGCGGCCGAAATGGAAGAGTTTGAGCACAAATTCCGCCAGTCGATGCGCACCAAAGTGCTGCTCCTCGACAAGATAATGGGCTACATCGTGAAGCGCAAGGGCAAGCAAATCCGGCCCATGTTCGTGTTCCTCACGGCCCGCGCCACCCGCCCCGAGCCCGCCACCAGCGACCCGCTGCCCGACGCCAGCTTTCGGGGCGCTGCCCTTATCGAGCTGCTGCATACCGCTACCCTCGTACACGACGACGTGGTGGACGAGAGTAATTACCGGCGCGGCTTTTTCTCCATCAACGCGCTTTGGAAAAATAAAATCGCGGTTTTAGTCGGCGATTATCTCCTCTCGCGTGGCCTCTTACTAGCCCTCGAAAACGACGATTTCGACCTGCTGAAAATCGTGAGTAATGCCGTGCGCGAATTGAGCGAAGGCGAGTTATTGCAAATCGAAAAAGCTCGCAAATTAGACATCACCGAAGAGGTGTATTTTGACATTATCCGGCAAAAAACCGCTTCGCTGATTGCCTCCTGCACGGCCGTGGGCGCGGCCTCCGTGGGGGCCGATAAAGAGGTGATTGAGCGTGCCCGTTTATTCGGTGAGAAAGTGGGGATTGCCTTCCAGATTAAAGACGATTTATTCGATTACGGCACTGCCGAAATTGGAAAGCCCGTGGGCATCGACATCAAAGAAAAAAAGATGACCCTGCCGCTCATTTATGCTCTGCAACAGGCTTCCTGGCTCGAAAAGCGCAAGGTTATTTTCAACGTAAAAAATAACGACGGCCACCGCGACCGGGTGCAGCAGGTAATTGAATTTGTGAAAAAATCGGGCGGCCTGGACTATGCCATACAAACCATGAAACGCTACCGCGACGAGGCCCTCGCCATCCTCCATACCTTCCCCGAATCGCCCAGCCGCACGTCGTTGGAAGCGTTGATTAACTACACGATTGAGCGGGAAAAATAA
- a CDS encoding cytochrome P450: protein MSELLVADKASETPFRLPRLPRWRSLLRSFALAKDPLPVLNQVLARHGDTVELFIGGVEKSILTRDPGLIQHVLQKNNRNYAKSKFTRGFSRYIGHGLLTNDGPDWLRQRRLIQPGFHRQRVAGLTGLMQEITTETLAPLVAQAMAAGGVATVAVHELMTRLTFRIIARSVFSTNFPEAELDRLAGLITEIQAFFVRSIRQPYLKPWFRLRGRFAYHDALAAELRTLLGGLIAQRQQANAHPNAPTPPDDLLQMLLDVRYEDTGEPMPADRLIDESLILLVAGHETSANALTWLTYLLAHHPAEAVVIQQEMAAVLAGRTPTFEDLPRLGTALYAVQEAMRRYPPAWMVDRVALADDEYQGLRIPKGTLFSLYFHGLHHNPKYWPAPEEFRPGRFAPSPAQPVQANAYVPFGGGPRLCIGMQFALTEMQLVTLELLRQFDVEWVAGQPPVAMQPLVTLRPKNDFQVRLRVRG from the coding sequence ATGAGCGAGCTGCTGGTTGCTGATAAAGCTTCGGAAACGCCATTTCGGCTGCCCCGGCTGCCGCGCTGGCGCTCGCTGCTGCGCTCATTCGCCCTGGCCAAGGACCCGCTGCCGGTGCTGAACCAGGTGCTGGCCCGCCACGGCGATACGGTGGAGCTGTTCATTGGTGGGGTCGAAAAAAGCATTCTCACCCGCGACCCCGGCCTTATTCAGCACGTGTTGCAGAAGAACAATCGGAACTACGCCAAGTCGAAGTTCACGCGGGGCTTTTCGCGCTACATCGGCCACGGCCTGCTCACCAACGACGGCCCCGACTGGCTGCGGCAGCGCCGGCTCATTCAGCCCGGTTTTCACCGGCAGCGGGTGGCGGGCCTCACTGGCCTCATGCAGGAAATAACGACCGAAACGCTGGCCCCGCTGGTGGCGCAGGCCATGGCTGCGGGCGGCGTGGCCACCGTGGCCGTACACGAATTGATGACGCGCCTGACCTTCCGCATCATTGCCCGCTCGGTGTTCAGCACCAATTTCCCGGAGGCCGAACTGGACCGGCTGGCGGGGCTGATTACCGAGATTCAGGCGTTTTTCGTGCGCTCCATCCGGCAGCCGTACCTCAAGCCGTGGTTTCGGTTGCGGGGGCGGTTTGCGTATCACGATGCGCTGGCCGCCGAGCTGCGCACGCTGCTGGGTGGCCTCATCGCCCAGCGCCAGCAGGCCAACGCCCACCCCAACGCCCCCACGCCGCCCGACGACCTGCTGCAAATGCTGCTCGACGTGCGCTACGAGGACACCGGCGAACCCATGCCCGCCGACCGGCTCATAGACGAGTCGCTCATCCTGCTCGTGGCTGGCCACGAAACCAGCGCCAACGCCCTCACCTGGCTGACCTACCTGCTGGCCCACCATCCGGCCGAGGCCGTGGTTATTCAACAGGAAATGGCCGCCGTGCTGGCCGGCCGCACCCCCACGTTTGAGGACCTACCGCGCCTCGGCACGGCCCTCTATGCCGTGCAGGAAGCCATGCGCCGCTATCCGCCCGCCTGGATGGTGGACCGCGTGGCCCTGGCCGATGACGAATACCAGGGCCTGCGTATTCCCAAAGGTACGCTGTTTTCGCTTTATTTCCACGGCCTGCACCACAACCCGAAATATTGGCCCGCGCCCGAGGAATTCCGGCCCGGCCGCTTCGCGCCCAGCCCGGCGCAGCCGGTGCAGGCCAATGCTTACGTGCCCTTTGGTGGTGGGCCGCGCCTGTGCATCGGCATGCAGTTCGCCCTCACCGAAATGCAGCTCGTGACGCTGGAGCTGCTGCGGCAGTTTGATGTTGAGTGGGTGGCTGGCCAGCCGCCCGTGGCCATGCAGCCGCTCGTTACGCTAAGGCCGAAAAACGACTTTCAGGTACGGCTGCGGGTACGGGGGTAA
- a CDS encoding universal stress protein, giving the protein MKNILVCTDFSPEAHNAFEVALQLAKRTDGRVTLLYVLEEAEGVAGGFSTMGIPTGAHSVDRIFTIKLLETTKRRMHFLRDEAAQLAPEVPVQDEVEIARVGDGILHAIRRDHPDLVVLGARGHGAVEHFFVSSTTERIIRLPPCPMLTVKHPHTDFDVQNIVFPSDFAADAASALEGLRQVQADFPNATLHLLHVAAGGSSHVAQQQMQAFARQHHLHNCQTAEVDAERTSLGIEEYAQQVGADMVVIPTHARSGLSRFLSTSIAETVATHAFPPVLTYHLAA; this is encoded by the coding sequence ATGAAGAACATATTGGTTTGCACCGATTTTTCGCCCGAAGCCCACAACGCTTTTGAAGTGGCCTTGCAGTTGGCCAAACGCACGGATGGCCGCGTCACGCTGCTGTATGTGCTGGAAGAAGCCGAGGGCGTAGCAGGCGGCTTCAGCACGATGGGCATCCCGACGGGTGCCCACAGCGTCGACCGGATTTTCACCATCAAGCTACTGGAAACCACCAAGCGGCGAATGCACTTCCTGCGCGATGAGGCCGCCCAGCTGGCCCCCGAAGTACCGGTGCAGGACGAAGTAGAAATTGCCCGCGTCGGCGATGGAATTCTGCATGCCATCCGGCGCGACCACCCCGACCTGGTGGTGCTGGGCGCGCGCGGCCACGGCGCGGTAGAGCACTTTTTCGTGAGCTCCACCACCGAGCGCATCATTCGACTGCCCCCCTGCCCGATGCTCACCGTGAAGCACCCACACACCGATTTCGACGTGCAGAACATCGTGTTTCCGTCCGATTTCGCGGCCGATGCTGCCAGCGCCCTCGAAGGCCTGCGCCAGGTACAAGCCGATTTTCCCAATGCCACGCTGCACCTGCTGCACGTAGCGGCCGGCGGCAGCAGCCACGTCGCCCAGCAGCAAATGCAGGCTTTTGCCCGGCAGCATCACCTGCACAACTGCCAGACGGCCGAGGTAGACGCGGAGCGCACCAGCCTCGGCATCGAAGAATACGCCCAGCAGGTAGGAGCCGATATGGTGGTCATTCCCACGCACGCCCGCTCGGGCCTGAGCCGCTTCCTAAGCACCAGCATTGCCGAAACCGTGGCTACCCACGCCTTCCCACCAGTGCTGACGTACCATCTGGCCGCGTAG
- a CDS encoding universal stress protein, with protein sequence MKNILVPTDFSAESHHAFEVALQLARQTGGTVTLLHVLEAPETNTGNFSTYGGPVNGSELPNSDGGIDKIFFIKLMEVTKGRLHALRNEAETLAPGVPVTDAVEADRIGDGILKAVERHGSDLVVMGAQGHGAMENFFVGSNTERLIRLAKVPVLTVKHQQSTFEVRNIVFPSDFTEESTGAIAGLQQVQAAFPNAVVHLLHVTNGAETTTTRQHELAFAERAQLTSFQTASISADSTSAGIEQFARQVSADLVVIPTRARSGLSRLFQSSIAEAVATNAFPPVLTYHLA encoded by the coding sequence ATGAAAAACATTCTTGTTCCCACCGACTTTTCGGCCGAGTCGCACCATGCGTTTGAGGTAGCCCTGCAGCTGGCCCGTCAAACCGGCGGCACCGTAACCCTGCTGCACGTACTGGAAGCCCCCGAGACAAACACGGGCAATTTCAGCACCTACGGCGGCCCCGTGAACGGCAGCGAGCTACCCAACAGCGACGGCGGCATCGACAAGATTTTCTTCATCAAACTGATGGAGGTGACCAAGGGCCGGCTGCACGCCCTGCGCAACGAAGCCGAAACCCTGGCCCCCGGCGTGCCGGTAACCGATGCCGTGGAAGCTGACCGCATCGGCGACGGCATTCTGAAAGCCGTGGAGCGCCACGGCTCCGACCTGGTGGTGATGGGCGCGCAGGGCCACGGGGCGATGGAGAACTTTTTTGTGGGTTCGAACACCGAGCGGCTCATCCGGCTGGCCAAGGTGCCGGTTCTGACCGTGAAGCATCAGCAAAGCACGTTTGAGGTGCGCAACATCGTATTCCCGTCTGATTTCACGGAGGAATCGACCGGGGCCATTGCTGGTTTGCAGCAGGTGCAGGCCGCTTTCCCCAACGCCGTTGTGCACCTGCTACACGTCACGAACGGCGCCGAAACCACCACGACCCGGCAGCACGAGCTGGCCTTTGCCGAACGCGCCCAGCTGACTAGCTTCCAGACCGCCTCCATCTCCGCCGACAGCACCAGCGCCGGCATCGAGCAATTTGCCCGGCAGGTCAGCGCCGACCTGGTGGTGATTCCGACCCGCGCCCGCTCTGGCCTCAGCCGTCTCTTCCAAAGTAGCATCGCTGAAGCGGTGGCGACCAATGCCTTCCCACCGGTGCTCACTTACCATCTGGCATAG
- a CDS encoding peroxiredoxin family protein: MTSISLSLLATATLGLSLAGCSSNSTSSETAATGGAAGAPVLTPGPWRGVLATQGQGIPFLFEVKDEDGKPVVYLINKGLNGEERLRCEDIKSAGDSTTIRMHAFDAALVVRADGADKLKGTWVKYDSKTPYRVPMTATAGAQELFPAAQSAEKPGDFNGTWRATFDDNGKRYPATGVFTQQGSLLTGTFLTNTGDYRYLSGQVSGQDIKLSTFDGSHAFLFTAHNGPKEPVDITKEYAPNTLFGDFYSGKAGHETWTAVPDPKAKLPDADTLVYLKKGESRLNFKFPNVLEGGSISPTDPKYRGKVVVVQILGSWCPNCMDETNFLAPWYEKNKARGVEIIGLGYERSGDYTKSAPKLRNMRERFHIGYDVAFAGVSDKDSVARSLPQLAKFVAFPTTIFLDKKGNVRKIHTGFSGPGTGRYYQEEIDGFNKEIDKLLKE; encoded by the coding sequence ATGACATCAATTTCCCTTTCGCTGCTGGCTACGGCCACGCTGGGCCTGAGCCTCGCCGGCTGCTCATCCAATTCCACTTCTTCCGAAACGGCCGCTACCGGCGGCGCGGCCGGAGCCCCGGTGCTCACGCCCGGCCCGTGGCGCGGCGTACTGGCCACGCAGGGCCAGGGAATCCCGTTTTTATTTGAGGTGAAAGATGAAGACGGCAAGCCGGTGGTTTATCTTATTAACAAAGGCCTGAACGGCGAGGAACGGCTGCGCTGCGAGGACATTAAATCGGCCGGCGACTCTACTACGATAAGGATGCACGCTTTTGATGCGGCGCTGGTCGTGCGGGCCGACGGCGCGGATAAGCTGAAAGGCACTTGGGTGAAGTATGATTCCAAAACGCCCTATCGCGTGCCAATGACGGCCACGGCGGGTGCGCAGGAGCTGTTCCCAGCCGCTCAATCGGCGGAAAAGCCGGGTGACTTTAACGGTACCTGGCGGGCTACCTTCGACGATAACGGCAAGCGCTACCCGGCCACGGGGGTCTTCACCCAGCAGGGCAGTCTGCTCACCGGCACCTTCCTGACCAACACTGGCGACTATCGCTACCTCAGCGGCCAGGTAAGCGGCCAGGATATAAAGCTGAGCACCTTCGACGGCAGCCACGCCTTTCTGTTCACGGCCCACAACGGACCGAAGGAACCGGTGGATATCACCAAGGAATACGCGCCTAACACGCTGTTCGGCGACTTCTACTCCGGCAAAGCGGGTCACGAAACCTGGACGGCCGTGCCCGACCCCAAGGCCAAGCTGCCCGACGCCGACACCCTTGTCTACCTCAAAAAAGGCGAATCGCGGCTGAATTTCAAGTTCCCGAACGTGCTGGAAGGCGGCAGCATCTCCCCCACCGACCCCAAGTACCGGGGCAAGGTGGTGGTGGTGCAAATTCTGGGCTCGTGGTGCCCCAACTGCATGGACGAAACCAACTTTCTGGCCCCGTGGTACGAAAAGAATAAGGCGCGCGGCGTGGAAATCATCGGCCTGGGCTACGAACGCAGCGGCGACTACACCAAGTCGGCACCCAAGCTGCGCAACATGCGCGAGCGGTTTCACATTGGCTACGACGTAGCTTTTGCGGGCGTTTCCGATAAGGATTCGGTGGCGCGGTCGCTGCCGCAGCTGGCAAAATTCGTAGCGTTTCCGACCACCATTTTCCTGGATAAAAAAGGCAACGTGCGGAAGATTCATACCGGCTTCTCAGGGCCGGGCACGGGCCGATATTATCAGGAAGAAATCGATGGTTTTAATAAGGAGATTGACAAGCTGCTAAAGGAGTAG
- a CDS encoding aconitate hydratase, with translation MAFDLEMIRTVYAGMGSRIEAARAAVARPLTLTEKILYAHLYGGEVKQAYERGVSYVDFAPDRVAMQDATAQMALLQFMQAGKPTAAVPSTVHCDHLIQAKDGATADLAEANSENKEVYDFLASVSNKYGIGFWKPGAGIIHQVVLENYAFPGGMMIGTDSHTPNAGGLGMVAIGVGGADAVDVMAGMAWELKFPKVIGVKLTGRMNGWTSAKDVILKVAGILTVKGGTGAIVEYFGDGAESLSATGKGTICNMGAEIGATTSVFSYDEKMGDYLRGTGRAEIAEAAAAVRQHLRADEEVYNEPAKYYDQLIEIDLNTLEPYVNGPFTPDAAWPISEFAAAVKEHGWPEKLEVGLIGSCTNSSYEDITRAASIAKQAVDKGLTVNAEFTITPGSELVRYTVARDGLLDTFADMGGVVLANACGPCIGQWARHTDDPKRRNSIITSFNRNFAKRNDGNPNTHAFVASPEIVTAFAIAGDLTFNPLTDTLPGKNGPVKFDEPVGVEMPPRGFAVEDAGFQAPAADGLGVQVLVSDTSDRLELLTPFKAWEGTDLMGLRLLIKAQGKCTTDHISMAGPWLKYRGHLDNISNNMLIGATNAFNGEANSVRNFAVQGDGYTTVPQSARAYKSMDIGTVVIGDENYGEGSSREHAAMEPRHLGVRAVIVKSFARIHETNLKKQGMLGLTFANKADYDLIEEGDTIDILGLTDFQEGKPLQARLHHADGDTDLITLNHTYNEGQIEWFKAGSALNLIRLKEAGQVA, from the coding sequence ATGGCTTTCGACCTGGAAATGATTCGCACGGTGTACGCCGGCATGGGTTCCCGCATCGAGGCGGCCCGCGCCGCCGTGGCACGCCCGCTTACCCTCACTGAGAAAATTCTCTACGCCCACCTCTATGGCGGCGAAGTAAAGCAGGCCTACGAGCGCGGCGTTTCCTACGTCGATTTCGCCCCCGACCGCGTGGCTATGCAGGATGCCACCGCCCAGATGGCGCTGCTCCAGTTTATGCAGGCCGGCAAGCCCACCGCCGCCGTGCCCAGCACGGTGCACTGCGACCACCTCATTCAGGCCAAAGACGGCGCTACTGCCGACCTGGCCGAAGCCAACTCCGAAAACAAGGAAGTGTACGACTTCCTGGCCTCGGTTTCCAACAAATACGGCATCGGCTTCTGGAAGCCCGGCGCGGGCATCATTCACCAGGTAGTGCTGGAAAACTACGCCTTCCCCGGCGGCATGATGATTGGCACCGACTCGCACACCCCCAACGCGGGCGGCCTGGGCATGGTGGCCATCGGCGTGGGCGGCGCTGATGCCGTGGACGTAATGGCCGGCATGGCCTGGGAGCTGAAGTTCCCGAAAGTCATCGGCGTGAAGCTGACCGGCCGGATGAACGGCTGGACTTCGGCCAAAGACGTGATTTTGAAAGTAGCCGGCATCCTGACCGTGAAGGGCGGCACGGGCGCTATCGTGGAGTATTTCGGCGACGGTGCCGAAAGCCTCTCGGCCACTGGCAAAGGCACTATTTGCAACATGGGCGCTGAAATCGGCGCTACCACGTCGGTGTTCTCCTACGACGAGAAAATGGGCGACTACCTGCGCGGCACCGGCCGGGCCGAGATTGCCGAGGCCGCCGCCGCCGTGCGCCAGCACCTGCGCGCCGACGAGGAAGTGTATAACGAACCTGCCAAATACTACGACCAGCTCATCGAAATCGACCTCAACACGCTGGAGCCTTACGTGAACGGCCCGTTCACGCCGGACGCCGCTTGGCCGATTTCGGAGTTTGCCGCCGCTGTAAAGGAGCACGGCTGGCCCGAGAAGCTGGAAGTGGGCCTCATCGGCTCGTGCACCAACTCTTCGTACGAAGACATTACCCGCGCTGCCAGCATTGCCAAGCAGGCCGTAGATAAGGGCTTGACTGTAAACGCCGAGTTCACCATCACGCCCGGCTCGGAGCTGGTACGCTACACGGTGGCCCGCGATGGCCTCCTCGACACCTTCGCCGACATGGGCGGCGTGGTGCTCGCCAACGCCTGCGGCCCGTGCATCGGCCAGTGGGCCCGCCACACCGACGACCCCAAGCGCCGTAACTCCATCATTACGAGCTTCAACCGCAACTTCGCTAAGCGCAACGACGGCAACCCCAACACCCACGCCTTCGTGGCCTCGCCCGAAATCGTGACAGCCTTCGCCATTGCCGGCGATTTGACCTTCAACCCCCTCACCGACACGCTACCCGGCAAAAACGGCCCCGTGAAGTTCGACGAGCCGGTGGGCGTGGAAATGCCCCCGCGTGGCTTCGCCGTGGAGGATGCCGGTTTCCAGGCTCCCGCCGCCGATGGCTTGGGCGTGCAGGTACTGGTGAGCGATACCTCCGACCGCCTGGAGCTGCTGACACCCTTCAAGGCTTGGGAAGGCACCGATTTGATGGGCCTGCGCCTGCTCATCAAAGCCCAGGGCAAGTGCACCACCGACCATATTTCGATGGCCGGCCCGTGGCTGAAATACCGCGGTCACTTGGATAATATCTCCAACAACATGCTCATCGGAGCCACCAACGCCTTCAATGGCGAGGCCAACTCGGTGCGCAACTTCGCCGTGCAGGGCGACGGCTACACCACCGTGCCGCAGTCGGCCCGCGCCTACAAGAGCATGGATATCGGCACCGTGGTCATCGGTGACGAGAACTACGGCGAAGGCTCGTCGCGCGAGCACGCCGCCATGGAGCCCCGCCACCTCGGCGTGCGCGCCGTGATTGTGAAGAGCTTCGCCCGCATCCACGAAACCAACCTGAAGAAGCAGGGTATGCTCGGCCTCACCTTCGCCAACAAGGCCGACTACGACCTGATTGAGGAAGGCGACACCATCGACATCCTCGGCCTGACGGATTTCCAGGAAGGCAAGCCCCTGCAAGCCCGCCTGCACCATGCCGATGGCGACACCGACCTGATTACGTTGAACCACACCTACAACGAAGGTCAGATTGAGTGGTTCAAAGCCGGCTCGGCCCTGAACCTGATTCGCTTGAAAGAAGCCGGCCAGGTGGCGTAA
- a CDS encoding transposase family protein, giving the protein MIKSQLIISQKDKTIEHCRVELEGRKSDIRIFQETPLEIHRKIKVKGDLGYVGIQKVHTRSQIPHKKPKNGELTIKQKRQNKAFRSKRAKIEHVNRLCKCFRMVKETYRNRLNHIAQIWLIVCGLINLNIEKVIRI; this is encoded by the coding sequence ATCATTAAGTCACAATTAATTATTAGTCAAAAGGATAAAACGATTGAGCATTGCCGGGTAGAACTGGAAGGCCGCAAGTCAGATATTCGCATTTTTCAGGAGACGCCCCTGGAAATTCATCGGAAAATCAAGGTGAAAGGCGATTTAGGATACGTTGGCATTCAAAAAGTGCATACCCGCAGCCAAATCCCGCACAAAAAACCGAAAAACGGGGAATTGACCATCAAGCAAAAGAGGCAAAACAAGGCTTTTAGGAGCAAACGAGCCAAAATTGAACACGTTAACCGGCTGTGCAAGTGCTTTCGAATGGTTAAAGAAACCTACCGGAACCGATTGAATCACATTGCGCAAATTTGGCTCATCGTATGCGGACTCATAAATCTTAATATTGAAAAAGTTATACGTATTTAG